The proteins below come from a single Streptococcus hyointestinalis genomic window:
- a CDS encoding MFS transporter: MKKHLEKLSILSLSLMLVSTFSPSSALPQMIAFFKTQGIAASRVEFLFSLSSFAVLAMLLVTPWLSRFMSEKAMIITGLLLVAFGGSLPVLVQDYALVYLSRIILGLGLGFINARAISIISENYRGAERMQMLGVRGSVEILGNAVLTAIVGLVLGFGWSTAFAIYLFALPILIFYLLCSPASQVKEAPKVTQKSKVRFTKRELSIIIALALLAGFAININSANTLRIPILVISLGLGSASQASFILSIMMLMGIVAGLFFGGLLKRFGVYLIVLSLLFLACGLTLISLAQNLLVMSLGAMISGFLYSIIVTTTFSLASEVVEESKIASATTLILVFCLLGGASASYVLELFVTISPSYPAQLVYAMMCLLLAMVVFIGQALLTYRRRATGK, translated from the coding sequence ATGAAGAAACATTTAGAAAAGCTCAGTATTTTGTCTCTGTCTTTGATGTTGGTATCGACATTTTCACCATCGTCAGCTCTGCCACAGATGATTGCTTTTTTTAAGACGCAGGGTATCGCAGCTAGTCGTGTCGAGTTTTTATTTTCCCTCTCGTCCTTTGCGGTTCTTGCCATGCTTCTTGTTACGCCTTGGCTGAGTCGCTTTATGTCGGAAAAGGCGATGATTATCACAGGGCTTCTCTTGGTGGCTTTTGGTGGGAGCTTGCCCGTGCTTGTGCAAGACTACGCCCTAGTCTATCTATCACGGATTATCCTTGGCTTGGGGCTTGGCTTTATCAATGCACGTGCTATCAGTATCATTAGTGAAAATTACCGTGGCGCTGAGCGCATGCAGATGTTAGGTGTCAGAGGTTCCGTTGAGATTTTGGGAAATGCAGTGCTGACAGCTATCGTGGGACTCGTCCTTGGCTTTGGTTGGTCAACTGCCTTTGCCATCTATCTCTTTGCCCTGCCTATCCTCATCTTTTATCTCCTGTGCTCACCTGCGAGTCAAGTAAAAGAAGCTCCCAAAGTCACGCAAAAGTCTAAGGTGCGCTTCACTAAAAGAGAGCTGTCTATCATCATCGCTCTGGCTTTACTAGCAGGCTTTGCTATCAATATTAATAGCGCAAACACCCTACGTATCCCTATCCTTGTCATCAGTCTAGGCTTGGGAAGCGCTAGTCAGGCGAGCTTTATCCTCAGTATCATGATGTTGATGGGCATTGTTGCTGGTCTCTTTTTTGGAGGGCTCCTAAAGCGCTTTGGTGTTTACCTCATCGTGCTCTCATTGCTTTTCCTAGCTTGCGGTTTAACGCTCATCTCTCTAGCACAAAATCTACTGGTCATGTCGCTAGGGGCTATGATTTCAGGCTTTTTATACAGTATTATCGTCACGACTACTTTTAGTCTAGCGTCAGAAGTGGTGGAAGAGTCAAAGATTGCTAGCGCAACGACCTTGATTTTGGTCTTTTGCCTACTGGGCGGAGCGAGTGCTTCTTATGTCTTGGAGCTCTTTGTCACTATCAGCCCATCCTACCCTGCTCAGCTGGTCTATGCCATGATGTGCCTGCTACTTGCCATGGTCGTCTTTATCGGACAAGCTCTCCTTACCTACCGCAGACGTGCTACTGGAAAATAA
- a CDS encoding cation:proton antiporter — protein MVFLANLVLILLATTLAGHYCARIGLPAVLGQLLVGVIIGPAILGWVTMTDFIHDMSELGVIILMFLAGLESDLDLLKRYLKPSVLVAALGILVPAASSTAVALAFGLSMMESIFIGVLFAATSVSISVAVMKELGVLSGKGGATILGAAVIDDVVAVILLSVMVSMIGGSGEGSASLGLTLLEQLLYFISIFFVVRYIAPFLARLGKRLLLPVGPTLLAMILCLGMAYIADLAGLSAVVGAFFAGIAIGQTSVRHEVNQSIEPIGYAVFIPVFFVSIGLNMRFDGISSQLWLIVIMSVVAVLSKLLGAGCGAKLANFSLGESAFVGAGMISRGEMALIIAQVGYQSQLIKTDTYSALVTVIIITTLVAPFLLKATAQYVPKNNEKV, from the coding sequence TTGGTATTTCTTGCCAATCTTGTATTGATTTTGCTGGCGACGACCTTGGCAGGGCACTACTGTGCACGCATTGGTTTGCCTGCGGTTTTGGGGCAGTTGCTGGTTGGTGTGATTATCGGACCTGCTATTTTGGGTTGGGTGACCATGACAGATTTCATTCATGATATGTCAGAGTTAGGGGTCATTATCCTTATGTTTTTAGCGGGACTTGAGAGTGATTTGGACCTCTTGAAACGCTATCTAAAGCCAAGTGTTTTAGTGGCTGCTCTAGGTATCTTGGTGCCTGCTGCTTCTAGTACGGCTGTTGCGCTTGCTTTTGGCTTATCCATGATGGAGAGTATCTTTATTGGAGTCTTGTTTGCAGCGACCTCGGTTTCTATCTCGGTGGCGGTCATGAAGGAGCTTGGCGTGCTTTCTGGCAAGGGCGGTGCGACCATTTTAGGGGCTGCGGTCATTGATGATGTGGTGGCAGTTATTCTCTTGAGTGTCATGGTGAGCATGATTGGAGGTAGTGGCGAAGGTTCTGCTTCTCTTGGATTGACGCTTCTTGAGCAGCTTTTGTACTTTATCAGTATTTTCTTTGTTGTTCGCTACATTGCGCCGTTCCTAGCTAGACTGGGCAAGCGTCTCTTGCTACCAGTTGGTCCGACCCTTCTTGCCATGATTTTGTGTTTGGGAATGGCTTACATCGCAGACCTTGCTGGCTTGAGTGCAGTAGTCGGAGCTTTCTTTGCAGGAATCGCTATTGGTCAAACCTCTGTACGCCACGAGGTCAATCAATCCATCGAGCCAATCGGCTATGCGGTTTTTATCCCAGTCTTTTTTGTCAGTATCGGCTTAAACATGCGCTTTGACGGGATTTCAAGTCAGCTTTGGTTGATTGTCATCATGAGTGTCGTCGCTGTGCTTAGTAAGCTCCTTGGAGCTGGCTGTGGAGCAAAGCTGGCGAACTTTTCATTGGGCGAGTCAGCCTTTGTCGGAGCGGGGATGATTTCTCGTGGTGAGATGGCGCTTATCATCGCTCAAGTCGGCTATCAAAGCCAGTTGATAAAGACAGATACTTACTCGGCTTTGGTGACGGTTATCATCATCACAACGCTAGTCGCTCCTTTCCTACTCAAAGCGACAGCGCAGTATGTGCCAAAGAACAATGAAAAGGTTTAG
- a CDS encoding accessory Sec-dependent serine-rich glycoprotein adhesin: MKSRKVCSKSGETSRKSHVKMYKSGKHWVRVVMTRIGLIRLFKGRKEEIRISLSDEAMGEPTLSYNILKGAAALSAIMAGGAGSQTVFADDTTAVELELSTETLVDSDVVSMGQDDSALDETQSVLEESLSLLSRSESLSSLHSLSESQSLSAFTSEYMSESVSESVSESISESISSSESHSQSELKSTSHLSSTSETSTSSELTTSESSAKESQSEASVDTTDLIKAKEELELATIVSDIKSEFLTGEALASYQAKVAEAKALYTIWMRTRFIERLRCWTMWKRSRTIWACGNSFLAS, from the coding sequence ATGAAGTCTAGAAAAGTTTGTAGTAAATCTGGAGAAACATCTCGAAAATCCCATGTCAAGATGTACAAGTCTGGAAAGCACTGGGTGCGTGTTGTCATGACACGGATTGGCTTGATACGCCTTTTTAAGGGGAGAAAAGAAGAGATTCGTATCAGTCTATCTGATGAGGCGATGGGGGAACCTACCCTTTCATATAATATCCTAAAAGGAGCTGCAGCGCTTAGTGCTATCATGGCAGGTGGTGCTGGTAGTCAGACGGTTTTTGCTGACGACACGACAGCTGTAGAGCTGGAGCTATCGACAGAGACGCTTGTGGACAGTGATGTTGTTTCTATGGGGCAGGATGACTCAGCGCTAGATGAGACACAGTCTGTGTTAGAAGAGTCCTTGTCGCTGCTATCAAGGTCAGAGTCTCTCAGCAGTTTACACTCTTTATCAGAGTCCCAATCGCTTAGTGCCTTCACGTCAGAGTATATGTCGGAATCTGTCAGTGAGTCTGTGTCTGAGTCCATCTCAGAGTCTATCAGTAGCTCAGAGTCACATAGTCAGTCGGAGTTAAAAAGCACGTCACATCTATCCTCTACATCTGAGACTAGCACTAGCTCTGAGCTGACGACTAGCGAATCTAGTGCCAAAGAGAGTCAGTCAGAAGCAAGTGTCGATACGACAGATTTGATAAAGGCTAAGGAAGAGCTGGAGCTTGCAACGATTGTCTCTGATATCAAGAGTGAGTTTCTCACTGGCGAGGCACTAGCCAGTTATCAAGCAAAAGTGGCGGAAGCAAAGGCACTCTACACAATTTGGATGCGGACACGATTCATAGAACGGCTCAGATGCTGGACGATGTGGAAACGATCGAGAACAATTTGGGCATGTGGGAATAGCTTTTTAGCTAGCTGA
- a CDS encoding Crp/Fnr family transcriptional regulator, which produces MTDYRADLAAIFPERYQKHLRLYELEAGEVICHQGDKLGALCYILEGQIKVVRRLYNGREHILDTKTAPALIGEIELLTQQKNVSSVVTLTKVTIAKLPLAHLEDDLLNDASFLLNIGKELAQALYQQNIRSTTNITYTLKERLATHILKYAEDDRFRPERTRLAESFGVSYRHVSRVLHQLTKDGVLEKDKPYYSIKDKKALKKLQITD; this is translated from the coding sequence ATGACAGACTACAGAGCTGACTTGGCAGCGATTTTTCCAGAGAGATACCAAAAACACCTCAGACTCTATGAGCTTGAGGCTGGCGAGGTCATTTGCCACCAAGGCGATAAACTTGGTGCCCTCTGCTACATCCTTGAGGGGCAAATCAAGGTCGTACGCAGGCTCTACAATGGACGTGAGCATATCCTTGATACCAAGACTGCACCAGCTCTTATTGGGGAGATTGAGCTGCTCACCCAGCAAAAAAATGTCTCCTCAGTCGTCACGCTGACAAAAGTCACCATTGCAAAGCTTCCCCTAGCCCACCTTGAGGATGACCTCCTAAACGACGCTAGCTTTCTCCTTAATATCGGAAAAGAGCTGGCACAAGCCCTCTATCAGCAAAACATCCGCAGCACCACCAACATCACCTACACCCTAAAAGAGCGCCTAGCTACTCACATCCTAAAGTATGCTGAGGATGACCGCTTTCGCCCAGAGCGCACACGCCTTGCGGAGTCTTTTGGTGTTAGCTACCGCCATGTCAGTCGTGTCCTACACCAGCTGACCAAGGACGGTGTCCTCGAAAAAGACAAGCCCTACTACTCTATCAAGGACAAGAAAGCCCTCAAGAAGCTACAGATAACAGACTAG
- the def gene encoding peptide deformylase, which yields MPTIDKLTKPSHLINMSDIIREGNPTLRAVAEDVTFPLSDQDIILGEKMMQFLKNSQDPVIAEKMGLRGGVGLAAPQLDISKRIIAVLVPNPEDADGNPPKEAYSLAEVMYNPKVVAHSVQDAALAEGEGCLSVDREVPGYVVRHSRVTVEYVDKNGEKKRIKLRGYNSIVVQHEIDHTNGIMFYDHINKDNPFAVKEGLLIIE from the coding sequence ATGCCTACAATAGATAAACTCACTAAACCTAGCCATTTAATCAACATGTCTGATATTATCCGTGAGGGCAATCCTACTTTGCGTGCCGTCGCAGAGGATGTGACCTTTCCTCTTTCTGACCAAGACATCATCCTTGGTGAGAAGATGATGCAGTTCTTGAAAAACTCACAAGACCCTGTCATTGCTGAAAAGATGGGGCTTCGTGGGGGTGTGGGTCTTGCTGCACCACAGCTTGACATCTCAAAACGTATCATCGCTGTCCTTGTCCCAAATCCAGAGGACGCTGATGGCAATCCACCAAAAGAAGCCTACAGCCTAGCTGAGGTCATGTACAATCCAAAAGTCGTCGCTCACTCTGTCCAAGACGCAGCGTTGGCTGAGGGTGAAGGCTGCCTTTCTGTTGACCGTGAAGTGCCAGGCTATGTCGTGCGTCACTCTCGTGTCACTGTCGAGTATGTGGACAAAAACGGCGAGAAAAAACGCATTAAACTGCGTGGCTATAACTCTATCGTTGTCCAACACGAAATCGACCACACCAACGGTATCATGTTCTACGACCACATCAACAAGGACAATCCATTTGCCGTCAAAGAAGGACTGCTTATTATCGAATAA